From a single Streptomyces rubradiris genomic region:
- a CDS encoding MarC family protein, with protein sequence MFDIAVFGSLFLTLFVIMDPPGITPIFLALTAGRPAKVQKRMAFQAVCVAGGVIAVFGVLGHQILNYLHVSVPALMIAGGLLLLLIALDLLTGKTDEPKQTKDVNVALVPLGMPLLAGPGAIVSVILAVQKAHSVTTQISVWSAILAIHVVLWLVMRYSLLIIRVIKDGGVVLVTRLAGMMLSAIAVQQIINGVTQVIRGS encoded by the coding sequence ATGTTCGACATCGCCGTCTTCGGCTCCCTGTTCCTGACCCTTTTTGTCATCATGGATCCCCCTGGGATCACCCCGATCTTCCTCGCCCTGACCGCCGGACGGCCGGCCAAGGTGCAGAAGCGGATGGCCTTCCAGGCCGTCTGCGTGGCGGGCGGGGTCATCGCCGTCTTCGGCGTCCTGGGCCACCAGATCCTCAACTACCTGCACGTCTCCGTGCCCGCGCTGATGATCGCGGGCGGACTGCTGCTCCTGCTGATCGCACTGGACCTGCTCACCGGCAAGACCGACGAGCCGAAGCAGACCAAGGACGTCAACGTGGCCCTCGTGCCGCTGGGCATGCCGCTGCTGGCCGGGCCCGGCGCGATCGTGTCCGTGATCCTGGCCGTGCAGAAGGCCCACAGCGTGACCACGCAGATCTCGGTGTGGTCCGCGATCCTCGCGATCCATGTCGTGCTGTGGCTCGTGATGCGCTACTCGCTGCTGATCATCCGGGTCATCAAGGACGGCGGCGTCGTGCTGGTGACGCGGCTCGCGGGCATGATGCTCTCCGCGATCGCCGTCCAGCAGATCATCAACGGTGTCACTCAGGTGATCCGGGGGAGCTGA
- a CDS encoding PHP domain-containing protein, producing the protein MRIDLHCHSTASDGTDTPAELVRNAAAAGLDVVALTDHDTTRGHGEAVAALPEGLTLVTGAELSCRIDGISMHLLAYLFDPQEPALLAERELVRDDRVPRAKGMIAKLNTLGVPITWEQVERIAAGGSVGRPHIASALVELGVVPTVSDAFTEEWLADGGRAFVEKHETDPFEAIRLVKAAGGVCVFAHPAAAKRGRTVPDSRIAQLAEAGLDGIEVDHMDHDLDARARLRGLAKELGLLVTGSSDYHGSRKTVALGAYTTDPEVYGEITRRATGAFPVPGTGGA; encoded by the coding sequence GTGCGCATCGATCTGCACTGCCACTCCACGGCGTCCGACGGTACGGACACCCCGGCCGAGCTGGTGCGCAACGCCGCCGCGGCCGGACTGGACGTCGTCGCGCTGACCGATCACGACACCACCCGGGGCCACGGCGAGGCCGTCGCCGCGCTGCCCGAGGGGCTGACCCTGGTCACCGGCGCCGAGCTGTCCTGCCGGATCGACGGCATCTCGATGCACCTGCTGGCCTACCTCTTCGACCCCCAGGAACCCGCCCTGCTCGCCGAGCGGGAGCTGGTCCGGGACGACCGGGTGCCGCGGGCCAAGGGCATGATCGCCAAGCTCAACACGCTGGGCGTGCCGATCACCTGGGAGCAGGTCGAGCGGATCGCCGCCGGCGGCTCCGTCGGGCGCCCGCACATCGCGAGCGCGCTGGTGGAACTGGGGGTCGTGCCGACGGTGAGCGACGCGTTCACCGAGGAGTGGCTGGCCGACGGCGGGCGGGCCTTCGTGGAGAAGCACGAGACCGACCCCTTCGAGGCGATCCGGCTGGTCAAGGCCGCGGGCGGGGTCTGTGTGTTCGCCCACCCGGCCGCGGCCAAGCGGGGCCGCACCGTGCCGGACTCCCGGATCGCCCAGCTGGCGGAGGCCGGTCTGGACGGCATCGAGGTCGACCACATGGACCACGACCTCGACGCCCGGGCCCGGCTGCGCGGGCTGGCGAAGGAGCTGGGCCTGCTGGTCACGGGCTCCTCGGACTACCACGGCAGCCGCAAGACCGTGGCGCTGGGCGCGTACACGACCGACCCCGAGGTGTACGGGGAGATCACCCGTCGGGCGACGGGCGCGTTCCCGGTGCCGGGCACCGGCGGAGCCTGA
- a CDS encoding DUF6758 family protein, translated as MRGEPSCPRCGGRVRAPGLFADAWQCDVHGTVYPLQPVIPPSVEALNVVVHRTQVPVWMPWPLPVGWLFTGVAYAGDDRSGGRATAVACSGPGPLGGPGELILIAEELGVGLGARYAGIDGPDPGSYMNVEKPPQTKVLAAGRPTPLWHVYRTPDDRAVFAGEALGMWLWAVIWPEQSGLLMYDELVLTDLRDAGAEIDLVPCGALSPRLLRP; from the coding sequence ATGAGGGGCGAACCCAGTTGCCCGAGATGCGGTGGCCGGGTCAGGGCTCCCGGACTCTTCGCCGATGCGTGGCAGTGCGATGTGCACGGCACGGTGTATCCGCTGCAGCCCGTGATCCCGCCCAGCGTCGAGGCACTCAATGTCGTCGTGCACCGCACACAGGTACCGGTGTGGATGCCGTGGCCGCTGCCGGTCGGCTGGCTGTTCACCGGCGTGGCGTACGCCGGTGACGACCGCAGTGGCGGCCGTGCGACCGCGGTGGCCTGCTCGGGCCCCGGACCGCTCGGCGGACCCGGTGAGCTGATCCTGATCGCCGAGGAACTGGGCGTCGGCCTCGGCGCGCGCTACGCCGGCATCGACGGTCCGGACCCGGGTTCGTACATGAACGTGGAGAAGCCGCCGCAGACCAAGGTGCTGGCCGCCGGCCGCCCGACCCCGCTCTGGCACGTCTACCGCACCCCCGACGACCGTGCCGTCTTCGCCGGGGAAGCGCTCGGCATGTGGCTGTGGGCGGTGATCTGGCCCGAGCAGTCCGGGCTGCTGATGTACGACGAGCTGGTGCTGACGGATCTGCGGGACGCGGGGGCGGAGATAGACCTGGTGCCGTGCGGGGCGCTGTCGCCGCGCCTGCTCCGGCCGTAG
- a CDS encoding MFS transporter: protein MDPLDVGAGGILRQPKAVWATAGASVVAFMGIGLVDPILPSIARGLDASPSQVSLLFTSYFLITAVAMLLTGFVSSRIGGKKTLLLGLAFVVVFAGLAGTSGSVGQLVGYRAGWGLGNALFVSTALAVIVGAAAGGSAAAILLYESALGLGMACGPLLGAVLGNASWRYPFFGTATLMAIGFLCIAAFLKEQPRPARKTSVLDPLKALGHGGLASAAVSAFFYNYTFFTVLAFTPFVLDMTPYRSGAVFFAWGLLLAVFSVIVAPRMQERFGSLKVLGGSLVLLAADVLVLGYGGHTAAVVCTILSGAFIGVNNTVYTELALGVSDAPRPVASAGYNFVRWFAAAAAPYFAPKIEEWTDIHVPFVVAAVTAVLGALVVLVRRRALVHEAEELRPGHATEDGVGVFAN from the coding sequence ATGGACCCCCTAGACGTGGGAGCCGGTGGCATCCTGCGACAGCCCAAGGCGGTCTGGGCCACGGCCGGCGCCTCCGTCGTCGCCTTCATGGGCATCGGCCTCGTCGACCCGATCCTGCCGTCGATCGCCCGGGGCCTGGACGCCAGCCCCAGCCAGGTGTCCCTGCTCTTCACCTCGTACTTCCTGATCACGGCCGTCGCGATGCTGCTGACCGGCTTCGTCTCCAGCCGGATCGGCGGGAAGAAGACGCTGCTGCTCGGCCTCGCGTTCGTGGTGGTGTTCGCCGGTCTGGCCGGCACCTCCGGCTCGGTCGGCCAGCTCGTGGGGTACCGGGCCGGCTGGGGCCTCGGCAACGCGCTGTTCGTCTCCACCGCCCTCGCGGTCATCGTCGGCGCGGCGGCCGGCGGCAGCGCGGCGGCGATCCTGCTCTACGAGTCCGCACTCGGCCTCGGCATGGCGTGCGGCCCGCTGCTCGGCGCGGTCCTCGGCAACGCCAGCTGGCGCTACCCGTTCTTCGGCACGGCCACACTGATGGCGATCGGCTTCCTGTGCATCGCCGCGTTCCTGAAGGAGCAGCCCAGGCCGGCCCGCAAGACCTCGGTCCTGGACCCGCTCAAGGCGCTCGGCCACGGCGGTCTGGCCTCGGCGGCGGTCTCCGCGTTCTTCTACAACTACACGTTCTTCACCGTGCTGGCCTTCACGCCGTTCGTGCTGGACATGACGCCGTACCGGTCGGGCGCGGTGTTCTTCGCCTGGGGTCTGCTGCTCGCCGTCTTCTCGGTGATCGTGGCCCCGCGCATGCAGGAGCGGTTCGGCTCGCTGAAGGTGCTCGGCGGCTCGCTGGTGCTGCTCGCGGCGGACGTGCTCGTGCTCGGCTACGGCGGCCACACCGCGGCCGTCGTCTGCACGATCCTGTCCGGCGCGTTCATCGGTGTGAACAACACCGTCTACACCGAGCTGGCCCTCGGCGTGTCGGACGCCCCGCGCCCGGTGGCGAGCGCGGGCTACAACTTCGTGCGCTGGTTCGCCGCCGCCGCGGCACCCTACTTCGCGCCCAAGATCGAGGAGTGGACCGACATCCACGTCCCGTTCGTGGTGGCGGCCGTCACGGCGGTGCTGGGCGCGCTCGTGGTCCTCGTCCGGCGCCGGGCCCTCGTGCACGAAGCCGAGGAGCTCCGGCCCGGGCACGCGACCGAGGACGGCGTCGGGGTCTTCGCCAACTGA
- a CDS encoding suppressor of fused domain protein — MADVLPLVEARLTTALGEPDARAAVTFLGTDRIEVLRFHEGDVVRYATLGMSRQPMTDPTAVLADPVKGPRAELVLSVRAGLADTDKLLRPLAVLAASPQVEGLVVAPGASLDVGEPLWPGAPFTSVLVGEPGGLVEDLELDAPLDPVRFLPLLPMTPNEAAWKRVHGAQALQERWLAHGTDLRDPARKSVPLD; from the coding sequence ATGGCTGATGTTCTTCCTCTGGTCGAGGCCCGGTTGACCACCGCGCTGGGCGAGCCGGACGCGCGCGCCGCCGTCACCTTCCTCGGCACGGACCGCATCGAGGTGCTCCGCTTCCACGAGGGGGACGTCGTCCGGTACGCCACCCTCGGGATGTCCCGGCAGCCCATGACGGACCCCACGGCGGTGCTCGCCGACCCGGTGAAGGGGCCCCGCGCCGAACTGGTGCTGTCCGTCCGCGCGGGCCTCGCCGACACCGACAAGCTGCTCCGCCCGCTCGCCGTCCTGGCCGCCAGCCCGCAGGTGGAGGGCCTGGTGGTGGCCCCCGGCGCCTCCTTGGACGTGGGCGAGCCGCTGTGGCCCGGCGCCCCCTTCACCTCGGTCCTGGTGGGCGAGCCCGGCGGGCTGGTCGAGGACCTGGAGCTGGACGCCCCGCTGGACCCCGTACGGTTCCTGCCGCTGCTGCCGATGACCCCGAACGAGGCCGCCTGGAAGCGGGTGCACGGCGCCCAGGCCCTCCAGGAGCGCTGGCTGGCGCACGGGACGGACCTCAGGGACCCGGCCCGGAAATCCGTCCCGCTGGACTGA
- a CDS encoding magnesium and cobalt transport protein CorA: MSMIRDLRAVVRPSSRVSLRKDSGTTSYDTTRDPSTPSAVVDCAVYRDGARVPSAGPLSPQEAMRQVRRDGGFVWIGLHEPTEEEFAGIAGEFGLHPLAVEDAVQAHQRPKLERYDDSLFTVFKTIHYVEHDRLTANSEVVETGEVMCFTGRDFFITVRHGGQGSLRALRHRLQDDPELLAKGPSAVLHAIADHVVDGYIAVAHAVQDDIDDVETEVFSPGRKGGVSRGVDSARIYQLKREVLEFKRAVAPLLRPMQLLSERPMRLIDPDIQKYFRDVADHLARVQEQVMGFDELLNSILQANLAQASVAQNEDMRKITAWAAIIAVPTMVCGVYGMNFEHMPELHWRYGYPVIMGITAAICLGIHRTLKRNGWL; the protein is encoded by the coding sequence ATGTCGATGATCCGCGACCTGCGCGCCGTGGTCCGCCCCTCGTCCCGCGTCTCGCTGCGCAAGGACTCCGGGACGACGTCGTACGACACCACGCGCGACCCGTCGACGCCCTCGGCCGTCGTCGACTGCGCCGTCTACCGCGACGGCGCCCGCGTGCCCAGTGCCGGGCCGCTGAGCCCGCAGGAGGCGATGCGGCAGGTGCGCCGCGACGGCGGGTTCGTCTGGATCGGCCTGCACGAGCCGACCGAGGAGGAATTCGCCGGTATCGCCGGTGAGTTCGGGCTGCACCCGCTGGCCGTGGAGGACGCCGTGCAGGCGCACCAGCGGCCCAAGCTGGAGCGCTACGACGACTCGCTGTTCACGGTCTTCAAGACCATCCACTACGTCGAGCACGACCGGCTGACCGCCAACAGCGAGGTCGTGGAGACCGGCGAGGTCATGTGCTTCACCGGACGGGACTTCTTCATCACCGTCCGGCACGGCGGCCAGGGTTCGCTGCGCGCCCTGCGCCACCGCCTCCAGGACGACCCGGAGCTGCTGGCCAAGGGCCCCTCGGCCGTGCTGCACGCCATCGCCGACCATGTGGTGGACGGCTACATCGCGGTCGCCCACGCGGTGCAGGACGACATCGACGACGTGGAGACCGAGGTCTTCTCGCCCGGCCGCAAGGGCGGGGTCTCGCGCGGTGTGGACTCCGCCCGGATCTACCAACTCAAGCGCGAGGTACTGGAGTTCAAGCGCGCGGTGGCGCCGCTGCTGCGGCCCATGCAGCTGCTGAGCGAGCGGCCGATGCGGCTGATCGACCCGGACATCCAGAAGTACTTCCGGGACGTGGCCGACCACCTGGCCCGGGTCCAGGAGCAGGTCATGGGCTTCGACGAACTGCTCAACTCCATCCTCCAGGCCAACCTCGCCCAGGCGTCCGTCGCGCAGAACGAGGACATGCGCAAGATCACCGCGTGGGCGGCCATCATCGCCGTACCGACGATGGTGTGCGGGGTGTACGGCATGAACTTCGAACACATGCCGGAGCTGCACTGGCGGTACGGCTACCCGGTGATCATGGGCATCACCGCCGCGATCTGTCTGGGCATCCACCGCACGCTGAAGCGCAACGGCTGGCTGTGA
- a CDS encoding magnesium transporter MgtE N-terminal domain-containing protein, translating to MAAGAPRIFVSHLAGVPVFDPAGDQVGRVRDVVVMLRVGRRPPRVLGLVVELSTRRRIFLPMTRVTGIESGQVITTGVLNVRRFEQRPTERLVFGELLDRRVTLVETGEEVTVLDVSVQQLPARRDWEVDRVFLRKGRKGGAFRRAKGETLTAEWSAVTGFSLEEHGQGAESLLATFEQLRPADLANVLHHLSPKRRAEVAAALDDDRLADVLEELPEDDQIEILGKLKEERAADVLEAMDPDDAADLLGELPEEDKERLLSLMQPADAADMRRLMAYEEHTAGGLMTTEPIVLRPDATVADALARVRNPDLSPALAAQVYVCRPPDETPTGKYLGTVHFQRLLRDPPYTLVSSLVDHDLQPLDPDAALPVVAGFFAAYDMVAAPVVDESGSLLGAVTVDDVLDHMLPDDWRETEFHLDNGEEAPPHGS from the coding sequence ATGGCAGCCGGCGCTCCCCGGATCTTCGTCTCGCACCTCGCCGGGGTCCCCGTCTTCGACCCGGCCGGCGACCAGGTGGGCCGCGTCCGCGACGTGGTCGTCATGCTGCGCGTCGGGCGGCGGCCCCCGCGGGTCCTCGGGCTGGTCGTGGAGCTGTCCACCCGGCGCCGCATCTTCCTGCCCATGACCCGGGTGACCGGCATCGAGTCGGGCCAGGTCATCACCACCGGCGTGCTCAACGTCCGGCGCTTCGAGCAGCGGCCCACCGAGCGGCTGGTCTTCGGCGAGCTGCTGGACCGGCGGGTGACGCTGGTGGAGACCGGCGAGGAGGTCACCGTCCTCGACGTGTCCGTGCAGCAGCTGCCCGCCCGGCGGGACTGGGAGGTCGACCGGGTCTTCCTGCGCAAGGGACGCAAGGGCGGCGCCTTCCGGCGGGCCAAGGGCGAGACGCTGACCGCGGAGTGGTCGGCCGTCACCGGTTTCTCCCTGGAGGAGCACGGGCAGGGCGCGGAGAGCCTGCTCGCCACCTTCGAACAGCTGCGCCCCGCCGACCTCGCCAACGTCCTGCACCACCTGTCCCCCAAGCGGCGCGCCGAGGTGGCCGCCGCCCTCGACGACGACCGGCTCGCCGACGTCCTCGAAGAGCTGCCGGAGGACGACCAGATCGAGATCCTCGGCAAGCTGAAGGAGGAGCGGGCGGCGGACGTGCTGGAGGCGATGGACCCGGACGACGCGGCCGACCTGCTGGGCGAGCTGCCCGAGGAGGACAAGGAGCGGCTGCTGAGCCTGATGCAGCCCGCCGACGCGGCCGACATGCGCCGGCTGATGGCGTACGAGGAGCACACGGCCGGCGGTCTGATGACCACCGAGCCGATCGTGCTGCGCCCGGACGCCACCGTCGCCGACGCGCTCGCCCGGGTCCGCAACCCGGACCTCTCGCCCGCCCTCGCCGCGCAGGTCTACGTCTGCCGCCCGCCCGACGAGACCCCGACCGGCAAGTACCTGGGCACCGTGCACTTCCAGCGGCTGCTGCGCGACCCGCCGTACACCCTGGTCAGCTCGCTGGTCGACCACGATCTCCAGCCGCTGGACCCGGACGCGGCGCTGCCGGTCGTCGCCGGGTTCTTCGCCGCCTACGACATGGTGGCGGCGCCCGTGGTGGACGAGTCGGGGTCGCTGCTCGGCGCGGTGACCGTGGACGACGTACTGGACCACATGCTGCCCGACGACTGGCGGGAGACGGAGTTCCACCTGGACAACGGAGAGGAGGCGCCCCCGCATGGTTCCTGA
- a CDS encoding DUF1003 domain-containing protein: protein MVPERETVTRERHPAGATAAGRPRMPRLDQPRPPRRRFLPEWDPEAFGRLSEKIARFLGTGRFIVWMTVVIIVWVLWNVAAPRHLRFDEYPFIFLTLMLSLQASYAAPLILLAQNRQDDRDRVNLEQDRKQNERSIADTEYLTREVAALRTGLGEVATRDWIRSELQDLLKELEEHRRHDGHAGHVVFPAERAERPPGRDTDDR from the coding sequence ATGGTTCCTGAGCGCGAGACCGTGACCCGCGAGCGCCACCCGGCGGGCGCCACGGCCGCCGGCCGGCCCCGGATGCCCCGGCTGGACCAGCCGCGCCCGCCCCGGCGCCGGTTCCTGCCCGAGTGGGACCCGGAGGCCTTCGGCCGGCTGTCGGAGAAGATCGCCCGGTTCCTGGGCACGGGACGCTTCATCGTCTGGATGACGGTCGTCATCATCGTGTGGGTGCTGTGGAACGTCGCCGCGCCCCGCCATCTGCGGTTCGACGAGTATCCGTTCATCTTCCTCACCCTGATGCTGTCCCTCCAGGCGTCCTACGCGGCGCCGCTGATCCTGCTCGCGCAGAACCGGCAGGACGACCGCGACCGGGTCAACCTGGAGCAGGACCGCAAGCAGAACGAGCGGTCCATCGCCGACACCGAGTACCTGACCCGGGAGGTGGCCGCGCTGCGCACCGGACTGGGCGAGGTGGCCACCCGCGACTGGATCCGCTCCGAGCTCCAGGACCTGCTGAAGGAGCTGGAGGAGCACCGCAGGCACGACGGACACGCAGGTCATGTCGTATTCCCGGCGGAACGGGCGGAACGCCCGCCGGGACGTGACACAGACGACCGCTGA
- a CDS encoding Mrp/NBP35 family ATP-binding protein, with product MATEDAVREALATVNDPEINRPITELGMVKSVEIGADGAVAVTVYLTVSGCPMRDTITQRVTEAVSRVEGVTRVDVTLDVMSDEQRKELAAALRGGQAEREVPFAKPGNLTRVYAVASGKGGVGKSSVTVNLAAAMAADGLKVGVVDADIYGHSVPRMLGADGRPTQVENMIMPPSANGVKVISIGMFTPGNAPVVWRGPMLHRALQQFLADVYWGDLDVLLLDLPPGTGDIAISVAQLVPNAEILVVTTPQQAAAEVAERAGSIAVQTHQKIVGVVENMSGLPCPHCGEMVDVFGTGGGQLVADGLTRTTGTTVPVLGSIPIDVRLREGGDEGKPVVLTDPGSPAGSALRAIAGKLGGRQRGLSGLSLGLTPKNKF from the coding sequence ATGGCTACGGAAGACGCGGTGCGCGAGGCACTGGCGACGGTGAACGACCCCGAGATCAACCGCCCGATCACCGAACTCGGGATGGTCAAGTCCGTGGAGATCGGCGCGGACGGAGCGGTCGCGGTCACCGTGTATCTGACGGTGTCCGGCTGCCCGATGCGGGACACCATCACGCAACGCGTCACCGAGGCGGTCTCCCGGGTCGAGGGCGTCACCCGGGTCGACGTCACCCTGGACGTGATGAGCGACGAGCAGCGCAAGGAGCTGGCGGCGGCGCTGCGCGGCGGCCAGGCCGAGCGCGAGGTCCCCTTCGCCAAGCCGGGCAACCTCACCCGGGTCTACGCGGTCGCCTCCGGCAAGGGCGGGGTCGGCAAGTCCTCGGTGACGGTCAACCTGGCGGCGGCCATGGCAGCCGACGGGCTGAAGGTCGGTGTCGTGGACGCCGACATCTACGGTCACAGCGTGCCGCGCATGCTGGGCGCCGACGGCCGGCCCACCCAGGTCGAGAACATGATCATGCCGCCGTCCGCGAACGGCGTGAAGGTCATCTCCATCGGCATGTTCACGCCGGGCAACGCCCCGGTCGTCTGGCGCGGCCCGATGCTGCACCGCGCCCTGCAGCAGTTCCTCGCCGACGTCTACTGGGGCGACCTGGACGTCCTGCTGCTGGACCTGCCGCCCGGCACGGGTGACATCGCGATCTCCGTGGCCCAGCTGGTCCCGAACGCCGAGATCCTGGTGGTGACGACCCCGCAGCAGGCGGCGGCCGAGGTCGCCGAGCGCGCCGGTTCCATCGCCGTGCAGACGCACCAGAAGATCGTCGGCGTGGTCGAGAACATGTCCGGCCTGCCCTGCCCGCACTGCGGCGAGATGGTCGACGTCTTCGGCACGGGCGGCGGCCAGCTGGTCGCCGACGGCCTCACCCGCACCACGGGCACGACGGTCCCGGTCCTCGGCAGCATCCCCATCGACGTCCGCCTCCGCGAGGGCGGCGACGAGGGCAAGCCCGTGGTGCTCACCGACCCCGGCTCCCCGGCGGGCTCGGCCCTGCGCGCGATCGCCGGCAAGCTGGGCGGCAGGCAGCGGGGCCTGTCGGGCCTGTCGCTGGGCCTCACGCCGAAGAACAAGTTCTGA
- a CDS encoding sec-independent translocase has protein sequence MFNDIGPLELVTIIVLAVLVFGPDKLPKVIQDVTRTIRKIREFSESAKQDIREELGPEFKDFEFEDLNPKTFIRKQLDNEELGLKEIRNGFDLKKEMAEVTDAVHGRDSEAPSSPPPASGGRVDMTKKPEGPGDDRPPFDMDAT, from the coding sequence GTGTTCAATGACATAGGGCCACTGGAGCTGGTGACCATCATCGTGCTCGCCGTGCTCGTCTTCGGTCCGGACAAGCTCCCCAAGGTCATCCAGGACGTCACGCGCACGATCCGGAAGATCCGCGAGTTCTCGGAGAGCGCCAAGCAGGACATCCGTGAGGAACTGGGTCCGGAGTTCAAGGACTTCGAGTTCGAGGATCTCAACCCCAAGACCTTCATCCGCAAGCAGCTGGACAACGAAGAGCTGGGGCTGAAGGAGATCCGCAACGGCTTCGACCTGAAGAAGGAGATGGCCGAGGTCACGGACGCCGTCCACGGCCGCGACAGCGAGGCGCCGTCCTCTCCGCCCCCGGCCTCCGGCGGACGCGTCGACATGACCAAGAAGCCCGAAGGTCCCGGCGACGACCGCCCGCCCTTCGACATGGACGCCACATAA
- a CDS encoding trypsin-like peptidase domain-containing protein: MPGAAVPATAPAPQPAAPAPQAPGPTTSPAPQAPGPATASAPQALAPATAPAPQAPPLVTAPASQAPHPTPPAGPALPPSHGAPAPQPQEPGSATVPQAAVPPCPGTGAVPEDAVSPGPVPAAAVPPAPEGGVGPWAGYDPWEAAQGREPLQQTGAKVLTRAQRRRRAWRWVTGWTLAVAVVSGGIGGAVGAYVEREGLGGVQLPRPDSVPAGRAPDSVAGIAARALPSVVTLHVRGDDGAGTGTGFVLDAQGHILTNNHVVEPAGQDGEISVTFSGGDTVKAEVVGRDGGYDLAVVRVRGVHGLTPLPLGDSDDVRVGDPVVAIGAPFDLAGTVTSGIISAKERPITAGGEKSDGSDTSYVDALQTDAPINPGNSGGPLLDSHARVIGINSAIRSAGGGSHADGDQSGSIGLGFAIPVNQAKRVAEELIDHGHATHPVIGVTLDMGYPGDGARVGGKGADGGPAVTRGGPGDRAGLKAGDVITEADGARVRNGRELIVKIRAHRPGDRLRLTVERGGTEREVSLVLGASEQN, encoded by the coding sequence ATGCCCGGGGCGGCGGTTCCCGCCACAGCACCCGCTCCCCAGCCGGCGGCTCCCGCGCCGCAGGCACCGGGCCCCACCACATCCCCCGCGCCGCAGGCACCGGGCCCCGCCACGGCATCCGCGCCGCAGGCACTCGCGCCCGCCACGGCCCCCGCGCCCCAAGCACCACCTCTCGTCACGGCCCCCGCGTCCCAGGCACCGCACCCCACACCCCCCGCAGGCCCCGCACTCCCCCCATCCCACGGCGCCCCCGCCCCGCAACCGCAGGAGCCGGGGTCCGCGACGGTGCCCCAGGCCGCCGTACCCCCCTGCCCGGGAACCGGGGCGGTGCCCGAGGATGCCGTATCCCCCGGCCCGGTGCCCGCGGCGGCCGTACCCCCCGCCCCGGAAGGCGGCGTCGGTCCCTGGGCCGGTTATGACCCCTGGGAGGCGGCTCAGGGGCGGGAGCCGTTGCAGCAGACGGGTGCCAAGGTGCTGACGCGGGCGCAGCGCAGGCGGCGGGCCTGGCGGTGGGTCACCGGGTGGACCCTCGCCGTCGCCGTCGTCTCCGGTGGCATCGGCGGAGCCGTCGGCGCCTACGTAGAACGCGAGGGACTCGGCGGCGTACAGCTGCCGCGGCCCGACAGCGTGCCGGCCGGCCGCGCGCCGGACAGCGTGGCCGGGATCGCCGCCCGCGCCCTGCCCAGCGTGGTCACCCTGCACGTGCGGGGCGACGACGGGGCGGGTACCGGCACCGGCTTCGTCCTCGACGCGCAGGGCCACATCCTCACCAACAACCACGTGGTCGAGCCCGCCGGCCAGGACGGCGAGATATCCGTGACGTTCAGCGGCGGTGACACCGTGAAGGCCGAGGTCGTCGGCCGCGACGGCGGCTATGACCTCGCGGTCGTCCGGGTGCGCGGCGTCCACGGTCTCACCCCGCTGCCCCTCGGCGACTCCGACGACGTGCGGGTGGGCGATCCCGTCGTGGCCATCGGCGCCCCCTTCGACCTCGCGGGCACGGTCACCTCCGGCATCATCAGCGCCAAGGAGCGGCCCATCACGGCCGGCGGCGAGAAGAGCGACGGAAGCGACACCAGCTACGTCGACGCGCTCCAGACCGACGCCCCCATCAACCCGGGCAACTCCGGCGGCCCGCTGCTCGACTCCCACGCCCGGGTCATCGGCATCAACTCCGCCATCCGCTCGGCCGGCGGCGGCTCCCACGCCGACGGCGACCAGTCCGGTTCCATCGGCCTCGGCTTCGCCATACCCGTCAACCAGGCCAAGCGGGTCGCCGAGGAGCTGATCGACCACGGCCACGCCACCCACCCCGTGATCGGCGTCACGCTCGACATGGGCTACCCCGGCGACGGCGCCCGCGTCGGCGGCAAGGGCGCCGACGGCGGCCCTGCCGTCACCCGGGGAGGGCCCGGCGACCGGGCCGGACTGAAGGCGGGCGACGTCATCACCGAGGCCGACGGCGCGCGCGTGCGCAACGGCCGGGAGCTGATCGTCAAGATCCGCGCCCACCGGCCCGGCGACCGGCTGCGCCTGACGGTCGAACGCGGCGGCACGGAGCGGGAGGTGTCACTCGTGCTGGGCGCCTCCGAGCAGAACTGA